A stretch of Flavobacterium sp. N2270 DNA encodes these proteins:
- a CDS encoding acetyl-CoA hydrolase/transferase family protein, producing the protein MSKYVTAAEAVKIVKSGDRVYVQAAAATPTILTKALAERASELKNVEICHLHTEGDAPYANPTLAESFHVNSFFIGANVRHTLKAGNGSYTPVFLSELPLLFRKNVLKLDVVFIQVSPPDSHGYCSLGVSVEASVAAIENAKTVIAQVNPNMPRTFGDGILHVSEIDYLVEVNVPIFAHDVVSFTAEEDKIGTYIASLIEDKSTLQMGIGSIPNAALSKLINHKNLGLHTEMFSDGVIDLIEKDVINCNYKSVSRGRALATFLMGSKRLYDFIDDNPFIEMKESSFVNDTAKIRKNNKMVAINSAIEVDLTGQVCADSIGAKMYSGVGGQMDFIRGASLSEGGKAIIALPSITKKGESRIVPFLKQGAGVVTTRSHIHYVITENGIADLYGKTLKQRATQLVNIAHPAHQERIDREYYTLINSL; encoded by the coding sequence ATGAGTAAGTATGTAACAGCTGCAGAAGCTGTAAAAATTGTAAAATCAGGAGATAGGGTTTATGTGCAAGCTGCGGCAGCAACACCAACTATTTTGACTAAAGCTCTTGCTGAAAGAGCTTCAGAATTGAAAAATGTAGAAATTTGTCATTTGCATACAGAAGGAGATGCTCCCTATGCAAACCCTACTTTAGCAGAAAGTTTTCATGTGAATTCTTTTTTTATTGGTGCAAATGTTCGCCATACTTTAAAAGCTGGTAACGGTTCTTATACACCGGTTTTTTTAAGCGAACTGCCGCTACTTTTCAGAAAAAATGTCTTAAAATTAGATGTTGTTTTTATTCAAGTTTCACCTCCAGACAGTCATGGTTATTGTTCCTTAGGTGTTTCGGTAGAAGCTTCTGTAGCTGCAATTGAAAATGCAAAAACCGTTATTGCGCAAGTTAATCCAAATATGCCGAGAACTTTTGGAGATGGAATTCTTCATGTATCAGAAATTGATTATTTGGTTGAAGTTAATGTTCCAATATTTGCTCATGATGTAGTTTCTTTTACAGCTGAGGAAGATAAAATAGGTACTTATATTGCTTCGTTAATTGAAGATAAAAGCACTTTGCAAATGGGTATTGGTTCAATTCCAAATGCAGCTTTAAGTAAATTAATAAACCATAAAAATTTAGGACTTCATACTGAAATGTTTTCTGATGGTGTGATAGATTTAATTGAAAAAGACGTAATTAATTGTAATTATAAAAGTGTAAGTAGAGGTAGAGCATTGGCTACTTTTTTAATGGGTTCTAAAAGACTATACGACTTTATAGACGACAATCCTTTTATTGAAATGAAAGAATCTTCTTTTGTAAATGATACGGCAAAAATTAGAAAAAACAACAAAATGGTTGCTATTAATTCTGCTATTGAAGTAGATTTAACAGGTCAAGTTTGTGCAGATTCTATTGGTGCTAAAATGTATTCAGGAGTGGGAGGACAAATGGATTTTATTAGAGGAGCTTCTTTAAGTGAAGGCGGTAAAGCTATTATTGCTTTACCTTCAATTACCAAAAAGGGTGAAAGTAGAATTGTGCCTTTTTTAAAGCAAGGAGCAGGTGTAGTTACCACTCGTTCTCATATACATTATGTAATAACTGAAAATGGGATAGCAGATTTGTATGGAAAAACATTAAAGCAACGTGCTACACAATTAGTTAATATTGCACATCCAGCACATCAAGAAAGAATTGACAGAGAGTATTATACACTAATAAATAGTTTGTAA
- a CDS encoding RNA recognition motif domain-containing protein translates to MNIFVGSLPYSIEEADLRGFFEDYGTVDSVKIIIDKFTGRSKGFGFVEMPNDAEAQKAIDELNGGTVEGRTIVVNKSEPKPEGERRSFNNNRGGNNGGSRGGYSNNRDNNRGGY, encoded by the coding sequence ATGAATATTTTCGTAGGAAGTCTTCCGTACAGTATTGAGGAAGCAGATTTAAGAGGTTTTTTTGAAGATTATGGAACTGTAGATTCAGTTAAAATAATAATTGATAAATTTACTGGAAGAAGTAAAGGGTTTGGTTTTGTTGAAATGCCAAATGACGCTGAAGCTCAAAAAGCAATTGATGAGTTAAACGGTGGAACTGTTGAAGGTAGAACGATTGTGGTAAACAAATCTGAGCCAAAACCAGAAGGAGAAAGAAGAAGCTTTAACAATAACCGTGGTGGAAACAATGGTGGTAGTAGAGGTGGTTACTCTAACAACAGAGATAACAATAGAGGAGGTTATTAA
- a CDS encoding TolC family protein: MKKTYIAILFLIGNLIYSQTNSNVLSFEEFLGYVKTTHPLTKQANLKISEAQAKLMKARGSFDPKLEAVYTEKEYTDKNYYSIFNGSFKIPTWYGIEIKAAFDNSEGIYLNPENYLPNSGLTSLGISVPIGQGLWINERMAELRKAKIYQRVNEAERKIMLTEVIYEASQSYINWKRAFDEVKLYDDYLKNATTRYNGILTLIKEGDKPAIDSVEAGITVKTRKLNLENSKLKLIKAKLALSNYLWTEDGTPFEIEDFIRPEEVLNENFLFILKIDDFQNFSIQNHPKIEALNSKIEILNVETKLASNSLLPKLDLNYNYLSEPSAFDDYRLNNYKLGVNFSFPLFLRKERANLKLAKVKVSESQFGLNFEQQTLINKIEGQKNEINSYRKQIQLISDLVISYNQMLNAEERLFQMGESSLFLINSRENTLVTAQLSNIQLTNSYLQSALDLYKTMANPE, translated from the coding sequence ATGAAAAAAACGTATATCGCTATACTCTTTTTAATTGGAAACCTTATTTACTCTCAAACTAATTCTAATGTATTATCATTTGAAGAATTTTTGGGCTATGTAAAAACAACTCATCCACTTACTAAACAAGCTAATTTAAAAATAAGTGAAGCACAAGCAAAACTTATGAAAGCAAGAGGCAGTTTTGACCCAAAGTTGGAAGCTGTTTATACCGAAAAAGAATACACAGACAAAAACTATTATTCTATTTTTAATGGAAGTTTTAAAATTCCAACTTGGTACGGAATTGAGATTAAAGCCGCTTTTGACAATTCGGAAGGAATATATTTAAACCCTGAAAATTACTTACCTAACAGCGGCTTAACATCGTTAGGAATTAGTGTTCCAATAGGACAAGGCTTATGGATAAATGAGCGAATGGCCGAATTGCGCAAAGCAAAAATATACCAACGCGTAAATGAAGCCGAACGCAAAATAATGTTAACAGAGGTAATTTATGAAGCATCACAAAGTTATATTAATTGGAAAAGAGCTTTTGATGAAGTTAAATTATATGATGATTATTTAAAAAATGCAACTACTCGTTATAATGGTATTCTTACACTTATTAAAGAAGGAGATAAACCTGCAATTGACAGTGTTGAAGCAGGAATTACAGTTAAAACTAGAAAACTAAATTTAGAAAATTCAAAACTTAAGTTAATAAAAGCTAAACTAGCCTTATCTAATTATTTATGGACAGAAGACGGAACTCCCTTTGAAATTGAAGATTTCATTCGACCAGAAGAAGTATTAAATGAAAATTTCCTATTTATTTTAAAAATTGATGATTTTCAAAATTTTTCTATCCAAAATCACCCAAAAATTGAAGCTTTAAATAGTAAAATTGAAATTCTTAATGTAGAAACAAAATTAGCAAGCAATAGTTTGCTTCCAAAATTAGATCTAAACTATAATTATCTTTCAGAACCAAGTGCTTTCGATGATTATCGATTAAACAATTACAAACTCGGTGTAAATTTTTCATTCCCTTTATTTCTTCGAAAAGAAAGAGCAAATTTAAAATTAGCTAAAGTTAAAGTTTCTGAATCTCAATTTGGTCTAAACTTTGAGCAACAAACTTTAATCAACAAAATAGAAGGACAAAAAAATGAGATTAATTCCTATAGAAAACAAATACAATTAATATCAGACTTAGTGATTAGCTATAACCAAATGCTTAACGCAGAAGAAAGATTGTTTCAAATGGGAGAAAGTTCTTTGTTTTTAATTAATTCTAGAGAAAACACATTGGTAACTGCTCAACTGTCAAACATTCAATTAACAAATAGTTATTTACAGTCTGCTTTAGATTTATATAAAACAATGGCTAACCCTGAATAA
- a CDS encoding HlyD family secretion protein, whose amino-acid sequence MLNITNNRIDKWVDLEKYKSSKVFEDNKGYQNIKRTIWVFSILLFVLLFLPWTQNVSGTGSVTTLKPNQRPQTIHTTIAGRIEKWHVNEGDYVKKGDTILFISEIKEDYLDPNLIENTGNQVKAKESAVTSYEGKVKALEMQMSAIENEKNLKYKQAQNKLKQSYLKVKSDSIDFEATKTQLKIAKTQFNRSVNLNKEGLKPLTDVEEKRMKLQETEAKIVTQENKYISSQNEVLNATMELNRIIAEYAEKNAKASSDKQTALSSQFDTEAQVNKLKNQYTNYQIRNGMYYILAPQNGYVNRALQSGIGETLKEGTPIVSIMPSEFDIAVETYVSPVDFPLIHKGEKVRVWFDGWPSIVFSGWPGASYGTFGGIIVAKENFISQNGKYRILIAPDNSEKKWPKELSIGAGTQTIALLDSVPIWFEIWRTLNGFPPNFYNPASSEQTKK is encoded by the coding sequence ATGTTAAACATTACAAATAACAGAATAGACAAATGGGTTGATTTAGAAAAATATAAATCATCCAAAGTTTTTGAAGACAATAAAGGCTATCAAAATATAAAGCGAACAATTTGGGTTTTTAGCATATTATTATTTGTATTACTTTTTCTTCCTTGGACGCAAAATGTATCAGGAACTGGTTCTGTAACCACTTTAAAACCTAATCAACGCCCTCAAACCATTCACACTACAATAGCAGGTAGAATTGAAAAATGGCATGTAAATGAAGGAGATTATGTAAAAAAAGGAGATACTATTTTATTTATATCTGAAATTAAGGAAGATTATTTAGATCCAAATTTGATTGAGAACACAGGTAACCAAGTAAAAGCAAAAGAAAGTGCAGTAACTTCATATGAAGGAAAAGTTAAAGCATTAGAAATGCAAATGAGTGCAATTGAAAATGAAAAAAACTTAAAATACAAACAAGCACAAAACAAATTAAAACAATCTTATTTAAAAGTAAAAAGCGATAGTATTGATTTTGAAGCAACAAAAACACAATTAAAAATTGCTAAAACACAATTTAATCGTTCGGTAAACTTAAATAAAGAAGGTTTAAAACCTTTAACAGACGTTGAGGAAAAAAGAATGAAACTTCAAGAAACAGAAGCCAAAATTGTTACCCAAGAAAACAAATATATTTCAAGTCAAAACGAGGTACTTAATGCAACAATGGAATTAAATCGAATTATTGCAGAATATGCCGAAAAAAATGCCAAAGCAAGCAGCGACAAACAAACCGCTTTAAGTTCACAATTTGACACAGAAGCTCAAGTAAACAAATTGAAAAATCAATATACAAATTACCAAATTAGAAACGGAATGTATTATATACTTGCCCCTCAAAATGGTTATGTAAATAGAGCTTTACAATCAGGAATTGGGGAAACCTTAAAAGAAGGAACTCCAATTGTTAGCATTATGCCTTCAGAATTTGATATTGCTGTTGAAACATATGTTAGCCCTGTCGATTTTCCATTGATTCACAAAGGAGAAAAAGTTCGCGTTTGGTTTGACGGTTGGCCATCAATTGTTTTTAGTGGTTGGCCAGGAGCATCTTATGGTACATTTGGAGGAATTATTGTTGCTAAAGAGAATTTTATTAGTCAAAACGGAAAATATAGAATTTTAATTGCGCCCGATAATAGTGAAAAAAAATGGCCTAAAGAGTTAAGCATTGGAGCAGGAACACAAACCATAGCATTATTAGATAGTGTTCCTATTTGGTTTGAAATTTGGAGAACTCTTAACGGTTTTCCTCCTAATTTTTACAACCCTGCAAGTAGTGAACAAACTAAAAAGTAA
- a CDS encoding peptidase domain-containing ABC transporter — MSPIERFKNLILVDKKDVYQLLIYAVLAGLISLSIPLGIQSIINFIQAGQVSTSWIVLVFIVVIGVAFVGILKIMQFRITENLQQKIFVRSSFEFAYRFPKIKFDQIYNYSPPELANRFFDTITVQKGFSKLILEVSTSALQIIFGILLLSLYHSFFIFFGIILLVLLYIIFKINFNTGLSTSLKESKYKYKVAHWLQEIARNHLSFKNGKLFEFSLNKNDTLVNEYLSHRESHFRVLRKQFIQLTGFKVLITAGLLIIGGILVLNQQMNIGQFVAAEIIIITIISAVEKLFYGLELFYDVTTSLEKLGTVVDLELDENSKHLNTSYYLEDEDICLEAKEISFQFPDSDTPVIKEINLTINQGDRILIQGENGSGKTTLLRLLARLIEPSTGSIFLNDTNIKKYCIEDFRNNIGVITIDDSPFEGTIYENITCNNPNISKKEVSELLEKLKLTNLIKSLPAGLDTLMVSEGKRINSASIQKILLARCLITKPKLLFLEEPVEKLDKYSAGEIIDFLTAPENPWTLVVIAKGKYWKEKCTKIATLEKNTIKSIK; from the coding sequence ATGAGTCCAATAGAAAGATTTAAAAATTTAATACTAGTTGATAAAAAAGATGTTTATCAACTACTTATATATGCAGTATTAGCAGGACTAATTAGTTTATCTATTCCACTAGGAATTCAATCTATAATCAATTTTATACAGGCTGGTCAAGTAAGTACTTCTTGGATAGTTTTGGTTTTCATAGTTGTTATTGGTGTAGCATTTGTTGGAATTTTAAAAATAATGCAATTTCGAATAACCGAAAATTTACAACAAAAAATATTCGTTCGATCATCATTTGAGTTTGCTTATAGATTTCCAAAAATTAAATTTGACCAAATCTATAATTATTCTCCACCAGAATTAGCAAATCGATTTTTCGACACCATAACAGTTCAAAAAGGGTTTTCAAAATTAATATTAGAAGTTTCTACTTCAGCTTTACAAATTATTTTCGGGATTCTTTTATTATCGCTTTATCACTCGTTTTTTATATTTTTTGGAATAATATTACTTGTTTTACTATATATTATATTTAAAATAAATTTTAATACAGGTTTATCAACAAGCCTAAAAGAGTCAAAATACAAATACAAAGTAGCACATTGGCTGCAAGAGATTGCAAGAAATCATTTAAGTTTTAAAAATGGAAAACTTTTCGAATTTTCATTAAATAAAAATGATACATTAGTAAATGAATATTTGTCACACAGAGAAAGCCACTTTAGAGTTTTAAGAAAACAGTTCATCCAACTAACAGGATTTAAAGTACTTATAACTGCCGGATTACTAATTATTGGAGGAATCTTAGTTTTAAACCAACAAATGAATATTGGGCAATTTGTAGCTGCTGAAATTATCATTATTACCATAATATCTGCAGTTGAAAAGCTTTTTTATGGTTTAGAATTATTTTATGATGTAACAACCTCGCTAGAAAAACTAGGTACAGTTGTAGATTTAGAATTAGATGAGAACTCAAAACACTTAAACACAAGTTACTATTTAGAAGACGAAGATATTTGCTTAGAAGCAAAAGAAATATCTTTCCAGTTTCCAGATAGTGATACTCCTGTAATTAAAGAAATTAATTTAACTATAAATCAAGGAGATAGAATTCTAATTCAAGGAGAAAACGGCAGTGGGAAAACAACTTTATTACGTTTACTTGCAAGATTAATTGAACCATCAACTGGAAGCATTTTCTTAAATGATACTAATATTAAAAAATATTGCATTGAAGATTTCAGAAATAATATTGGAGTAATTACAATTGATGACAGCCCTTTTGAAGGAACAATTTATGAAAACATTACATGTAACAATCCAAACATTTCTAAAAAAGAAGTTTCAGAGTTGTTAGAAAAATTAAAGTTAACCAATTTAATAAAATCACTGCCCGCTGGATTAGATACTTTAATGGTTTCAGAAGGAAAAAGAATAAACTCAGCATCAATTCAAAAAATATTATTAGCAAGATGTTTAATAACAAAACCTAAATTATTGTTTCTTGAAGAACCAGTTGAAAAATTAGATAAATATAGTGCTGGAGAAATCATTGACTTTTTAACTGCACCTGAAAATCCATGGACCTTAGTAGTGATAGCTAAAGGGAAATATTGGAAAGAAAAATGCACAAAGATTGCAACATTAGAAAAAAACACAATCAAATCAATTAAATAG
- a CDS encoding TetR/AcrR family transcriptional regulator — MQNLLSNLKITINDKLYVKDPETSELGRKILKNSIVLIDEIGFEAFTFKKLGEKINSNESSIYRYFENKHKLLIYLSSWYWSWIEYNLVFATHNILNPLDKLSICIKIITQNIIDDKNTPHIDESILNRIIISDFSKTLLTKDVDTENKEGFFLVYKRVINRLMDMITEVNPEYPYAKSLASSVVQGSLHQHYLKDHFKTITNLSEKDCLSDFYIHMIKKTLA, encoded by the coding sequence ATGCAAAATTTACTATCTAATTTAAAAATAACCATCAACGACAAGCTTTATGTAAAAGATCCTGAAACATCAGAACTTGGTCGTAAAATATTAAAAAACAGCATCGTTTTAATTGACGAAATTGGTTTTGAGGCATTTACATTTAAAAAGTTAGGAGAAAAAATAAACTCTAATGAAAGTTCAATTTATAGGTATTTTGAGAATAAACATAAATTATTAATTTATCTTTCTTCTTGGTATTGGTCTTGGATTGAGTATAATTTAGTATTTGCAACACATAACATCTTAAATCCATTAGACAAACTATCTATATGTATTAAAATAATAACACAAAACATAATTGACGACAAAAACACTCCGCATATAGATGAATCAATTTTAAATAGAATTATAATCTCTGATTTCTCAAAAACACTACTTACAAAAGATGTAGATACAGAAAACAAAGAAGGCTTTTTTTTAGTCTACAAAAGAGTTATTAATAGATTAATGGATATGATCACTGAGGTAAATCCTGAATATCCATATGCAAAAAGCTTGGCTTCTTCAGTAGTTCAGGGTTCATTACATCAGCATTATTTAAAAGATCATTTTAAAACCATTACAAATTTATCAGAAAAAGATTGCCTTTCTGATTTTTATATTCACATGATTAAAAAAACATTAGCATGA
- a CDS encoding thioredoxin family protein: protein MKKILLLIAITITSCAPKAKFTMHDEQKILVGKGTQKDLQQEPFNEWFIQNYNNYTLTEEIKSEIQKNIKDYTIIIFMGTWCEDSQNQVPKFYKILEEVNFPSKKTTLITMSRDKTTPEQFEKGLNITNVPTFIFYKNGKEVNRIVESPVVSLEQDMLDIITSKSYKHIYFE from the coding sequence ATGAAGAAAATATTATTATTAATTGCCATTACGATCACTTCATGCGCTCCAAAAGCAAAATTTACAATGCATGATGAGCAAAAAATATTAGTTGGAAAAGGAACACAGAAAGACTTACAACAAGAACCTTTTAACGAATGGTTTATTCAAAATTATAATAACTATACTTTAACTGAAGAAATAAAAAGTGAAATTCAAAAAAACATAAAAGACTACACAATTATCATTTTTATGGGAACATGGTGTGAAGATAGTCAAAATCAAGTGCCAAAATTCTATAAAATATTAGAAGAGGTTAACTTCCCTTCAAAAAAAACAACCTTAATTACAATGTCAAGAGACAAAACTACTCCTGAACAATTTGAAAAAGGATTAAATATTACTAATGTTCCAACTTTTATTTTTTATAAAAACGGAAAAGAAGTAAATAGAATTGTTGAATCTCCTGTTGTATCTTTAGAACAAGACATGCTAGATATTATTACTAGCAAAAGCTATAAACATATTTATTTTGAATAA
- the gpmI gene encoding 2,3-bisphosphoglycerate-independent phosphoglycerate mutase has translation MNKKVILMILDGWGKSPDPKVSAIDNANTPFIDSLYTKYPNAQLRTDGLNVGLPEGQMGNSEVGHMNLGAGRIVYQDLAKINLAVANKTMNQEKPLMDAFDYAKKNNKAVHFLGLVSDGGVHSHTSHLRGLIDVAQAEGIQNMFVHAFTDGRDVDPKSGANYIADLEAYLQNTNAKLASVIGRYYAMDRDKRWERVKLAYDLLVNGLGSKTQNAVKSINESYANDITDEFIKPLVITDSNNNPLSVIKEDDVVIFFNFRTDRGRELTEALSQKDFHEQNMHKLNLYYVTMTNYDDTYANVHVIYDKDNITETLGEVLEKAHKKQIRIAETEKYPHVTFFFSGGREEPFVGESRILKNSPKVATYDLQPEMSAFELKDALIPELKKGDVDFVCLNFANGDMVGHTGVMSAAIKACEAVDICVKEVVETALENNYTTIIIADHGNCETMINPDGTPNTAHTTNPVPIILVDKELKNINNGVLGDIAPTILDLMNIQKPQAMTCKSLL, from the coding sequence ATGAATAAGAAAGTAATTTTAATGATTCTTGATGGCTGGGGAAAATCTCCTGATCCAAAAGTTTCTGCAATTGATAATGCAAACACTCCATTTATAGATAGTTTATATACTAAATATCCAAATGCTCAATTAAGAACCGATGGCTTAAACGTAGGCTTACCTGAAGGTCAAATGGGGAATTCTGAAGTTGGTCATATGAACTTAGGTGCAGGAAGAATTGTTTATCAAGATTTAGCAAAAATAAATCTAGCTGTTGCCAACAAAACAATGAATCAAGAAAAGCCATTAATGGATGCTTTTGATTATGCCAAGAAAAACAACAAAGCGGTACATTTTTTAGGATTAGTTTCAGATGGCGGAGTTCATAGCCATACTTCTCATTTACGTGGATTAATTGACGTAGCACAAGCTGAAGGAATTCAAAATATGTTTGTTCATGCTTTTACTGACGGTCGTGATGTAGACCCAAAATCAGGCGCTAATTACATTGCAGACTTAGAAGCATATTTACAAAACACTAATGCAAAATTAGCCTCTGTAATAGGTCGCTATTATGCAATGGATAGAGATAAACGCTGGGAAAGAGTAAAGTTAGCTTATGATTTATTGGTAAATGGATTGGGTTCTAAAACTCAAAATGCAGTTAAAAGTATCAACGAAAGTTACGCAAATGATATTACTGATGAATTTATAAAACCTTTGGTTATAACCGATTCAAACAACAATCCACTTTCAGTAATTAAAGAAGATGATGTTGTAATTTTCTTTAATTTTAGAACAGACAGAGGTCGTGAACTTACAGAAGCACTTTCTCAAAAAGATTTTCACGAACAAAACATGCATAAATTGAATCTGTATTATGTTACCATGACTAATTATGACGACACTTATGCAAATGTTCATGTAATTTATGATAAAGATAATATTACCGAAACGCTTGGAGAAGTATTAGAAAAAGCCCATAAAAAACAAATTAGAATTGCTGAAACCGAGAAATATCCTCATGTTACTTTTTTCTTTTCTGGCGGTCGCGAAGAACCATTTGTTGGTGAAAGTAGAATCTTAAAAAACTCTCCTAAAGTAGCTACTTACGATTTACAACCAGAAATGAGCGCATTTGAATTAAAAGATGCTTTAATCCCTGAACTTAAAAAAGGCGATGTTGATTTTGTATGTTTAAATTTCGCAAATGGCGACATGGTAGGTCATACTGGTGTTATGAGTGCTGCAATTAAAGCATGTGAAGCAGTTGATATTTGTGTAAAAGAAGTGGTTGAAACTGCTTTAGAAAATAATTACACCACGATTATTATTGCAGATCATGGAAATTGCGAAACTATGATAAACCCAGATGGAACTCCAAATACAGCGCATACCACTAACCCAGTTCCAATTATTTTAGTAGACAAAGAACTAAAAAATATAAATAATGGGGTTTTAGGCGATATAGCTCCAACAATTTTGGATCTAATGAATATTCAAAAACCACAAGCAATGACTTGTAAATCTCTTTTATAA